GACCAATCCCTTCAGGATCGATAGAGGTAGGATCAGGGAAGTCATAACGCCCAAGACTTTTTAAGGTCTCAGGCGTGATGTTTTGATCGTTTGGTAGAGTGATATTGCCCATTTAGGATTCTTGATCAGCGGTCAATGTTGATGCGTAGGTGTGGTCAGTTGCCATCGTTTCACCAATAGCGTCCAGGTACTTCTCAGCATCCAGCGCTGCCATACAGCCTGTGCCCGCAGAAGTAATGGCTTGACGATACACATGGTCTGCAACATCGCCAGCAGCAAACACGCCTTCAATACTGGTTTGCGTGGCGTTACCATTTAGGCCACTTTTGACTATAAGATAGCCGTCTTTCATATCGAGCTGATCTTTAAACAAATCTGTATTAGGCTTATGACCAATCGCCACAAACATACCCATGGTATCTAGCTGTTTGGTGCTGCCATCAATCATAGACTCAATGATGACACCATTCACGCCCATGTCGTCGCCAACGACTTCTTTGACTTGATGATTCCACTCGATTTTGATATTGCCATTTTTGGCTTTTTCAAATAATTTGTCTTGTAGAATTTTTTCAGAACGTAAGCTATCACGGCGATGCACGAGCGTCACTTCAGACGCGATATTAGACAGGTATAAAGCCTCTTCTACAGCAGTGTTACCACCGCCAATCACAGCGACTTTTTGATCTTTATAGAAAAAACCATCACAAGTGGCACAAGCCGATACACCCAAACCTCTAAACTTGGTTTCTGACTCTATGCCCAAGTATTGAGCAGACGCGCCTGTTGAGATAATTAGAGCATCACAAGTATAAGTGCCGTTATTACCGACCAACTGAAAAGGACGTACGTTTAAGTTTACTTCGTTGACATGATCATAGACCAACTCAGTACCAAAGCGCTCAGCGTGGGCTTTCATACGATCCATCAACGCAGGACCTGTTAAATCATGAGCATCCCCTGGCCAGTTATCGACTTCTGTAGTGGTGGTTAATTGTCCACCCACTTCCAAGCCTGTGACCATCACAGGTTTGAGGTTGGCACGTGCGGCATAGACTGCAGCAGAATAGCCAGCAGGGCCTGATCCTAGAATAATAAGCTTTTCGTGACGTGGAGCAGTATTATCAGTTGCCATGAGTTTGTTCCTTGCTAAATATACGAATTAAAAATAAGAATGATAAATGTTATAAAAAATTTCAAAAAATGAGACTGTTTTGGTTTGTTTAATTGCAATGTGATAATAACATAAGGGCATAGACCCAAAAGTGCAAGTTTGCTAAAACAAACACAGGCATCACTATAATCAAAGCATGTTTGCCTTGACGTTTGGCCTTAATAAATAATGGTTATTTTATAGAGTTTACGCAAAATTGTTAGCGTTATCCTATCAGCTGTTTGTACTAATTGTACGGTTTTATGCATAAATCGCAGATTGACTGACTTTCTTGCCTGCTTTCTTTAGAAGACTGTCGCCACCATACCTATCTATTTGTTATTATAAGAAGTTATGCCAAGTACAGTTAGAGTAAAAAGACCATCGTTATTCACCATTGTCGGAATCAATAATGGCTCTTAACCCTGTTGCTAGGTATATTTATGTCAGCACTTTATGTCAGCATGATTAGGCTTAGTCATGCGGCGACCATTTAGTATTAATAACAAGGCAGATCTTACGTGATATCAGCACCGCTTATTGAGTATTTGAAAAAAGGAATATTTACCCTCCTTGGGTTAATACTGGCCGTTTATCTGTTCGTCATTTTGATGACGTATACGGGTAACGATCCGAGTTGGTCACACATCAGTAGTGATATGACCACAATCAATAATATGGGCGGTGAGACAGGTGCGTGGTTGTCCGACTTGCTCTACAGCTTCTTTGGTTTTGGTGCATGGTGGCTGCTGGCATTTTTGATTTATGAGTCTATCCTTATTTGGTGGGACAATAAGCCTACGTTTTGGCTGATGCGTTTGGTCGCTTATGTCTTCTTATTATTAAGTGCCAGTGCCTTGTTTGCCCAGCTCGTAGCTTTAGTGCAACAATTCACCAATCCTACCGCGACAGCACTTGAAGGAGTGGCGGGTGGCATCATTGGTCTTGAGTTGCAGGTGCGTTTAGCACAGCTCTTAACGCAGTGGGGGAGTGTGGTTTTCTTGATGGTGTTTGTCGTTCTCACCGCGACCTTTGCCTTTAACATTCATTGGATGACGATTTATCAGAAAATCACCGCCCTGTCTTGGTTTGGTTCAGGTGTAAAAAAAGAAAACACACAAGATACCGTAGCAGTCACTCAAAACAGAGAAGTATTAAACACGAAGGGCAAAGTCACCACAGGGGCGAATCCAGATCAAGAAGCGCCAGCTTATGAGCAGTTGCCCTTGGCCTTGCAATCTTCTGAGCAGGCTACCGATAAAAGCGGTCGGTTTAGCAACGTCTTGTCAGACTTTTTGGTGAAGTCTGGGCTTTCTGATAGTGTCAGAGCCTCTATGGCCGCAGCGACACAAGCCACAACAGCAACCCAGACTGCCTTATCTGGTCATGAAAAACCTGATTCTTTAGAGACTGAACCACTAAAAAACGGTACGACTGAGAGTATAGATAATCAAACACATTCATCATCAAATCCTGTCATAGCGCCTGTCCGTAAAGTTGAACCAAGCTTTGCATGGAATGATGCCAATACGGTCGATGATTTGTTGGCGAGTGAGCAGATGGCCTATAGTGCCAATAGCATGAGTCATTCTGATACTGCTGCTCTGACTTCTGATGATATGAGC
This is a stretch of genomic DNA from Psychrobacter alimentarius. It encodes these proteins:
- the trxB gene encoding thioredoxin-disulfide reductase; translated protein: MATDNTAPRHEKLIILGSGPAGYSAAVYAARANLKPVMVTGLEVGGQLTTTTEVDNWPGDAHDLTGPALMDRMKAHAERFGTELVYDHVNEVNLNVRPFQLVGNNGTYTCDALIISTGASAQYLGIESETKFRGLGVSACATCDGFFYKDQKVAVIGGGNTAVEEALYLSNIASEVTLVHRRDSLRSEKILQDKLFEKAKNGNIKIEWNHQVKEVVGDDMGVNGVIIESMIDGSTKQLDTMGMFVAIGHKPNTDLFKDQLDMKDGYLIVKSGLNGNATQTSIEGVFAAGDVADHVYRQAITSAGTGCMAALDAEKYLDAIGETMATDHTYASTLTADQES